In Juglans regia cultivar Chandler chromosome 13, Walnut 2.0, whole genome shotgun sequence, the DNA window TGAAATTTCATGAATGCATGGTAGGGTCAAGGCGGAACTACTCGAGTCTCCAAGACAATAGTACTATTAACGCGCGTGATTATTATAGtcgtatttattattattttctgttgatttttttatcattatatattttgtaggGTTAGAATGAGACAATGGGTACTCGACCCGTTACTAATTCTGATGAAGTGTCATTGAATTCTCATTTTCGcccctctatatatatatacacacaaattaattagattcTCTCCATTTTACGCTCATTTTGATCcctcaattaatatttttaaaaaaacttccTCCCTTAATTACAATCTTTAAGCCAAAAAAAGGAAGATCTAGAAAGCAAATTAACATGGGCTagctcctatatatatacattaaagttatatatatatatatacacacacaagtGGGGAAGTTAAAGTAATTTCAAGAACAAAATTAAGAAGATGAAGCCATTGCCATATTaattagacatatatatatatatatatagagctatTTTGGTAATTTCaggttataaattataatgagaaTTAAGGTTTTTAATTGGTGGAAGATGTAGTAATGCAAATGCACTGGTTACGTCCGTACGTGTCTAGACCTTTTGGCACCTGTCCAACTTCCAACATCCCCTAAACCCCTTTCTCTCTATAAATAAACCCCACTTCCTCACAACACTTCCTCCCTCCAATATCCTTCTCTCTTCTTTGATCTCAAACCCATATTTTATATTCTCTCATTCACTCAAACcctcaaaactctctctctctctctctctccaaactaTAGCTAAGCTCGTTTGGTCCAGCTCCCTCCTCAACCAGCTGATCATCAGGCAGTAGTACCTGTCCAACAAGCTCAGTACATCAAGTTTTGCCCATATTATTCATTCTCTGGTaagtttctttcattttcatcctCATTTATTACTGGCTTTAGATAGAGATTATGATTAGTTTTTATACAAGTTCTGGAGATTCGATCATTGATTCTATTagtaaaaaattagaatattatcaattgatataaaatatcttgacGATTTTTAGAAATTCTAGAAACccattaattatttatcatttccaactctctttttttttttcttttacattttcgTGCAATTTCTTTGTCTGCTACTGATATTTGGTAAGGGTTAATGATAGGTGAATAAGAGTTATTAAAAAGGTTAGGTTATAATAGGCTGTGTAGAAAATCTACTTTTAAAACTGCGCGTTTTAATTGGCGAAATAGGTGCACGCACGCCTTCTTCCCATATATTCCACTCTCTTCCTTAGAACCTCTACCTTCTGTTTTTCcgaatattagaaaaaaaccCACGGAAAAAACACTGCAACACAAAAGGACATGGCGGTTGGAATTCTGTTTATGATTTGATGTCTCCTCACGCTACTAGTCGGCGATTGACTGTTTTTGAAACATTGGACCATGATCGTTATATCCACGCGCCATTTTCGTAGGTGTGTTGTAAAGCCAGTTTCAGTTACTTGTtgcctttttttaatatagtttttatgAGTCTATGGTGACGGCTAGTACACGTGTCCCCTTTAGGCCTACAAATTGACTGGGGCAAGATGGCCCCAATCTACCCTTTCAGACGTACAAATCAAGCCCATGGTTTCCGGGATCTGGCCCTGTTTCCATTAGATTAAACATGAAGTTGAAACGTGTAGGAAATGCCACGTGTACGGTTGAGATTCTGGGATCCACCGACTTATCCCTTCGTCCGGACACCTCCACCAGAGGTCAGGTCACTTTCCTAAAAAATGACTGGTACCTGAAAAACGGTTTTACATTTTGGGAAAAGCTTCTTTATCGGCCAGTTTGACCGGCTTAGTCGACGGTtggtcaattttttatttacttaaaacGTTATATCTAAATCAACGGCTCCAAATCCGCTGGCAATTATAGCTAGCCAGGTGGCCTCCAGTTATTTGaactatgaaaaataaaatattgtgacCATAGACTTAATTTGGTTGGTCCATAATTAATtagacattaatatatatatatagaacatggGTTACGctttcaaattattatatattaattaattagaattgagttttgttttttttttccctttattttttaaccGCATAGGAATAAGGAACCGATACAGGAAGTATCCGAAAAGAAATCACTTCACTTCCAGGTGGTTTCTTGAACTTAGTTTTCGAGGTACTTTTCCCATTAGTCTAAAGACTACTGTTTCTTGACGTGTTCGCTTGTCAAAACCCTACTTTTCTAAAGATTCTGCATCCAACTAACACGTAATCTgtctttttgaacttttttttttttttttttgtctgattAATCCTATTCATACGGTACTTTTCACACTTTCGGTTTTTTCAAAGTCaagctaattattattattttttctctttaaaaaaatagtatctatttatttttattaaaaagacaCAACACTTTGTTGCTTCGTTGGATACACGTGTTTTTCTGATACGTGTCAATttgcgtgttttttttttttccccatttggGAGGTCGCAGGCCAGAGAGAGACCTAATAATTTGTTGCTTACTTTTTAACAGAGAGTTTTTGTATTTGGATGATTATGGCTGTCGGGGTGAAAAGATAAGATTTGACATGATCTGGTTTACCCTAGTCTTGTCTGTGTAAAGCTGAAAGCTGAAAGTGGTGCATGATGACTAGCTAGGTTAATTTGGCTATCGATCGATCTCAGCTTTCCGACCACTgtgttttcttaatggaaaaCTCGACACTTTTATTGGTAGGATTAGAACAAAGTGATATAGACGGTGAAAGAGTCAATAACAAAGAGTATAAAGTAAGTACTATAAAGAGTAGTCCTAGTCGTCTTTTGGTGTTGATCTGTCTCTATATAAAGGTGATATAGACGGTTATGAATGGGTCAATATTAACAAAGGGAAAGAGTAGTACTTTTCGTTTGGTTTCTATAGAATATTATAGATAAAGTTGAGACAAACTAAAAAtatcactttttcttttaagacTAGCAGCTTCTGGTTGTTATAATATTACTGATCAGTTATAAatctatataaattaattaatagatcatcatgattttctcttcttttttttttttgttattaattaatactatatacCACTCTCATATTACTTTCATTCTATTAAATAAGATGTAGTACATTCAtaatcattagatgataaagaaatatctaataaatgatcattcaatagtaataaatatgtcacatcttatttagtgagatgataatatgatgtatagaaatttatatatatatatatatatatatatatgatgcaattgcatatatatatataaggtgaGCTCATGATgacttttctctttaatttttttccgaagaaaattaattatcattGAAGAAAGTAGGAAAAACTTGCATGGGAGtcctgatcatgatcaattATACCGACCTCGAGTACTATATGGTCATATGTTGTAGTACTGTTGTTTCTAGGAACCTCCACTAGCAATTTAATCAAAAATCAATCTCCTTATAATTAGTTCCCTTTAATCAGTCCCTTGAGAGTGATAtatagtgagagagagattaatatgatattattttaataataatgatcAGTGGCCAGGCATGATCATGAGGAGGAGGGATGTACTTGGATTGAGGTAAGGTGgtatttttaagtttgatgttAGCTAATAGCCAGTCTTAAATAGACACTTCAACCCAATTTAATTCATGTCATTTTCATCCGAATCAGCTTTGATTAAAACCTTAGTAGGacaaaaatcttttaaatgTACGTGCCATGTAAAGTCAAGTCATTAATTAAATCTATACATCTTTTTCGAAATTAAAGTTGCTCGATCCCTTTTGTCTTCTTCTTGTTTCCATGTAGTACTTCTCCTTAATTTGGTGTTAAATATTTGGGAAACGAAAacgacctagctagctagctagctcttttTAATACTCCGTCGACGGTCTATATGGTTCATGAGAATTgaattgttttaattaaaaacattacaCGTGTAATGTTAGACCACCGACCTCCCTTAAAATTCTTTAGTTtgaagattatttatatattatatggcaCATTCTTAGAAAGAACCTACTTAATTTATGTAATACCTCAAATTAATTAGAGaacaattaatttatttttattgtttggtaaaaaatataattataatctaATATGCTCTAGGAGAAGCTTAATTAATGACTTTTGGTACTAAAGCATGATGCAGCATGATACGTACTGCATGtgtgaaatattaattaattaattaatttcaacttattgagccctctatatatatacactttaatttgttactaattaattaatcattccTGAGGGGCTTAACATTTCATTGACTTCGATGAGATACTAATTCATGGCAGATATGATGAAATTGATCGCACATGCAAGAAGATCAACACAAAGAGTACTCATGCAACAGCAGCACCATCATCTTGATGGCCGATTTATTAAGAACGTAAGACTGGTGGCTAGAAGGAACAAGATCAGCCTTAGATCACTGGTACTCTCATTAACACCTCCAACTTACTCATGTGGGGCCCACAAGAAATTGAAATGATGTCTATACATATATCATGCAGAgtatatatatgtcattttttaatgaaaaatgataggaGTACTATCTATTTAGTAttgatctttttatatttattttttttaattttttaattttatttaatgattaaagaagtgactattaataaaattatttatttttttaataaatacttaaaaaaataataaaaaattaaaaaatttcaaatataatataaataataaaggaGTAGTTAACCGGTTGAAAGGGTGTCATTATCCCCTTTTAATTTATATGGCAGCTGGACTCCAAAACCGGGcagaattttcaatttttcagttTTGTCACGTCAACTTCTATCAATCGTTACATACACTAACACCCAGAACCTTTTTTCTCCTGCCAAGTagccatgaaaaaaaaacagagagcaGATTATAAGATTTCCTTGCTGTAAGTTAATTATGTACATGACGCAAATGCTCAAGAAAAGTTTTCAATGCCTAAACAGGGAATGGGACTCCAAAGATCAGTTTCCTACAAACAAAGGGTGCAACCTATTCAGAGATCAACAACGAAAGCCGAGAACAAAGGTCGTGATGTCTCCACAAACTTGAGAACGCCGCCATTCCAGAGTGACCTTAACACAAATGATCCCGTAATATCTTTGGATTCAAGTTATAATTCTTGGGTGGTAAGTGTTAATTTtctccatattatatatatatagatagatatagaCACACATTAGAAGATTATTATTTGCTAATTTATATAGGCGGAGCACCCATCTGCATTAGACTCATTTGACAGAATGATGAAAACCGCAAAGGGGAAGAGGATTGTCGTGTTTTTAGATTACGACGGGACGCTCTCTCCTATTGTAGATAATCCCGATCGTGCCTTAATGTCTGATGAGGTAAGATATTAATATAGCAGTACTCGCATGATTAATGTTTAAGAATTATTGTGAGATTGattagtacgtacgtacaagaatagttttaatttttgtgaaacttttgataaataatttgCATGGATATTCTAATAATTGATTTAATTTACCtcactttatatttattattaatattacagATGCGCGCAGCGGTACGTGAAGttgcaaaatattttccaacagCAATAATTACTGGTAGGAGCAGAGACAAGGTAAATACAACATAATAGATCATCGTCAGTCACTTGATCATGCATGTATTTAATGCGTACTATCCTACTACATCGTACGTTATACGTACCATGGTCCATTgactaagtttttttttttttttttttcaccttttatCTTTGGTTCAGGTAACAGAATTTGTAAAGTTGAGTAATGTTTATTATGCTGGGAGCCATGGAATGGACATAATGGCCCCGCCAAGGCCAGTTAAGTCCGGTACTGCTGGCAATGATCACCAAACCATAGCCCTCGATCATAGAAAGGTTagaaacgtttttttttttttttttcttcagcaacaTTCCATTTTTGTAGAAAGTAATTTTTGGGTTCCCATGATAACAaacatcatgaaaaaaaaaaaaaagaggctgGAGTTGTAATTATCTGCAACTATATGTGCATAAGCCCAGCTTTCAACGTGTTcagttttctctttctttcttttttcacatatttttgaAGTGATACAATGGGAGGTCAGTAGTTTCTGTAATCAGTTAGTTAATTTGGGTCAAcgggtaatatatatatataattacattcttaattgtttgccccatatataataacatgaatttTCAATCTGTAGGAGATCAGTACTAGTCATGAAGTTCTTTTTCAACCTGCTAAGAAATTCTTACCAGCAATTCAAGAGGTTAGCTAACTTTCATCTGATCATTTCTCCTAATTAATGGAGTGAACTAATTAACTGCAaagaagattatatatatattccagtTCAGTTAGGTTGTGTACATGATCATGGGCTCATTAGTactatatatgccatgttaacttatgtgtatatatgtggTACTAATTTTGGGGATATTCACAATGTTCCTGACAGATATTCACAATGTTAGAAGAAAAGACAGAGAAAATACAAGGTGTCAGGATAGAGGATAACAGCTTCTGCGTCTCTGTACATTTTCGGCAGGTTCGAGAAGAGgtatataagatttaaatatatatatatatatatatatatttacctagaataaaaattgtttgttcatgaatcatatatatatatataatattatatataatattatatataatatgcaggATTATGGCATCTTGGAAGAGAAGGTCAAGTCTGTAGTTAAAAAATATCCAGAGTTTCACCTAACTGAAGGCAAAATGGTACGTAGGGCAAAACAAACCTCAATAAATCttgattttcatatatattttcattaatattataaatcgcgtgtaaattttatatattttgcatgtatattatatacagGTTTTGGAAGTAAGACCATCCATAGAATGGAACAAAGGCCATGCCCTGGAATACTTACTCGACACTCTAGGGTTTAGCAACTCCAGTGATGTCCTCCCTTTGTACATTGGGGACGATCGAAGTGATGAAGATgcttttaaggttttttttttctgttttttttggTCCTAATAACTTTTATGCTGTCTGCAATCATGTTgagatatatatgaatatttacgAGCAGGTCATTCGAAGTAGAGGACAAGGGTATCCAATCATTGTGTCTTCAATTCCAAAGGATACGAATGCTTTATACTCTTTGCAAGACCCCTCGGAAGTACTATCATTCTTGTTAAGACTAGCAAGATGGAAGAAAGCATCTTTTTCGAGCAGAACACTTCATGAATATGGTTTTTAGCTAAATGAAACAGATCAGATCATCGATCGCGCGAGCTGGTAATTAAGATGTTGCATGCAGCAAATCAAGAATTTTGGTTTTGTACATggcaattatatatgtaaaattagaaggttcatacatatatatatatatatatatgtagagaaaaatacataaagtttcactttttattttgtgcttTTGTGAAACTACCATCTTCATGTATAATGTATTTCATGAGCTTCCATCGATCTTCTGAATTAATATATTGAGAGTACGTACGTAAGATCATATTTGATCTCATTCATGatacagtactatatatatatataattattttttctttggtcaggaaaaacaaacaacaatgttgcaaatatatacatgatcatcAATTGGGTCTGACGACCCAGAAAGCTGGGGGCCTACGTTTGGCCCAATTTTTGTAACTCCAAGTTTGACtacttacacacacacacacatatatatatatatatatatatatatatagcccattTATGCAATTATGGCattgagtttggtaaccaataGAACTTTGACGGTCCCTAGTCTTTGATATCTGCCGAAGTACGTACGTCATCACTGTAAAATCAGCCATCACATGCATTCAAATACggatagaaaaatataaacgTATTGCATGTTTTCTATGAGAAAGACTTTACTTTGGAGGGCAGCAGGCAGATCAAGTCATGAATGTGTTCTAAATTGACGTAAGCTGGTTATAAGTATATTGAAGAACGGATCATATCCACCAAACGTAGCTTTACAACCACGACCTACGTACGTGTGCACAGAAAATAGCTTTTGATCAAATTGTAGTTTTATGCCCGATTCTGCgtaccattatatatatatatagtcaaagtTAATGACGAAATTGCCAGTCATATGCACGTAATAATTATGCAAGATTCTACCGATTATTGTCATTCTATCTTCTTCCAGTAGTAGTACTCTAATTCCTTCCATCAACTCCAAATCCAACAGCTCATTATCATCAGATCTTCCTACGTTGACATATTACTgctcataaaaaaacaaatatgatcacTTGAGTGAATAAAACAGAGTACTAATTATTACtgtaattttctaaaattctttcCTCGCCAGATTAATCATATTGCTGCAATAATCTAAGTATAACCCAATATATATCTTgatctttatatattaatataattgtgaAGATACAAATTTCACATACATCTCATTTTTCGTAGCAAATCGTTCATGTTTTCATCGcaaattaatataatctaatattcatgaacaaaaaatctttacaacctcctaatactctacattatttttaatttttattatttttattattttatcaaatatttattatatgaataatgaatagaaaatttggaataatttaaaaagaataaattcaaaaaaatatatggagtgTGGTGAAGGTTGTGTAGTAAAACTCATTCATGAataacctttttttcttttatttttctagtatGACTAGGTATAAGAGATTTTACGTGATTAATAATATTGCATGAATAACCTATATATAATGGAAAGATTTGAAGAGATATTTAgtaattcttatatatatatatgcttcgaattttataatttatatattataattagtcaGTGGATGCTGCCTCGATCGGCATGTGTCTGAGACTGTTGAGACTAGTGATCCATGATGTTATGAATCTCATAATCACATTTGAAATAATATCTTAATGCTATAATTTATTGAATCGATACCACTAACCCAGCTGATCCTAAGcctcctatatatatgtaattgcaGTACTGCTTTCCATTAACCccactttttctttcctaattaatatttaatagaaaagaaaatctggGAATcatagatattatattatagatcaTGTACTACTGACTAATTTCCGCAACATGTGTATTAATGctaaagtagaagaaaaatgtgCTCCACTTAATTTGTAACCAGACAGATGTCTCAATATTCCAAAAAATGAGAGTACTTAATTAATATTACATTAAACGTACATAAATCATGAGCGTTATAAATGGTTCTTTAATTTAGCGgatattcttaaatatatatatatatatatatatatctttatgaGAGAATCATACCATGCATTAATACCTCTAGCTATATTAATGGTTGCATGCAAGGATATTATTAGGTTAACTTTTCACTTTCCTTATATAAATGGGTAATAACGACTCCAGTTTCTCTACTCAGaggagaaatgatttgtacaaattttaaatagacaagtcatttgtaaaaaaatggccTGACTTCAacttgaaaaattgtaaaaaaactattcattattaattaGACCCACTTTTTATAAAGGATTTGCACGGAACTTGTATATTTGAGACAGTAATTTGTACCTAGCAATATTACTAATAAGATGGATGCATGTAATGTAACTTATAAAGGTTTTCACTAGTCGATATACATATGTGTATGAAAGAGTAGAAAACGAAAACAAAGTACTTAATTACTAACATAATCGGCAAATGATCAAAGAGTCTGCATATAATATGCATGCGTTTATCCAAGCTgggtgaatatatataaatttgattgaTTGATTCGATTTGAGGCCGTTAATTTGTCACAGCTTGAACCAATTAACTACGGGTATA includes these proteins:
- the LOC108982659 gene encoding probable trehalose-phosphate phosphatase C, whose amino-acid sequence is MMKLIAHARRSTQRVLMQQQHHHLDGRFIKNVRLVARRNKISLRSLGMGLQRSVSYKQRVQPIQRSTTKAENKGRDVSTNLRTPPFQSDLNTNDPVISLDSSYNSWVAEHPSALDSFDRMMKTAKGKRIVVFLDYDGTLSPIVDNPDRALMSDEMRAAVREVAKYFPTAIITGRSRDKVTEFVKLSNVYYAGSHGMDIMAPPRPVKSGTAGNDHQTIALDHRKEISTSHEVLFQPAKKFLPAIQEIFTMLEEKTEKIQGVRIEDNSFCVSVHFRQVREEDYGILEEKVKSVVKKYPEFHLTEGKMVLEVRPSIEWNKGHALEYLLDTLGFSNSSDVLPLYIGDDRSDEDAFKVIRSRGQGYPIIVSSIPKDTNALYSLQDPSEVLSFLLRLARWKKASFSSRTLHEYGF